One stretch of Tachysurus fulvidraco isolate hzauxx_2018 chromosome 12, HZAU_PFXX_2.0, whole genome shotgun sequence DNA includes these proteins:
- the dtnbb gene encoding dystrobrevin, beta b isoform X6, which translates to MIEEASKSGKVTVEKRQLFMEMRAQNFDVIRLSTYRTACKLRFVQKRCNLHLVDVWNMIEAFRDNGLSTLDHNAEINVSRLETILSSIFYQLNKRLPTTHQINVEQSIGLLLNFMVATYDSEGHGKLTVFAMKSMLATMCGGKIVDKLRYIFSQISDSSGTMVFPKFDQFLREVLKLPTAVFEGPSFGYTEHSVRTCFPQQKKILLNTFLDIMMADPPPQCLVWLPLMHRLANVENVFHPVECSYCRSESMMGFRYRCQQCHGYQLCQNCFWRGHANGPHSNQHQMKEHSSWKSPAKKLSHAISKSLGCVPIGEPPHPVYPEASERPQDLAHPTTTLESPSRLDEEHRLIARYAARLAAEASNSSQCPPTDLSFNFDANKQQRQLIAELENKNREILQEIQRLRLEHEQASQPTPEKAQQNPTLLAELRLLRHRKDELEKRMSALQESRRELMVQLEGLMRLLKDEEQKGAPTGGSPHSSPSHSASCTMPMPIRSTSAGSTPTHTPQDCLAGVSDDVLDAFSQGVPRNLRNDLLVAADSITNTMSSLVKELHSVDDGLEDEEVNMRNGREKVSAQRHYGNRHSTPSF; encoded by the exons ATGATTGAGGAGGCAAGCAAGAGTGGCAAGGTCACCGTGGAGAAGAGACAGCTCTTCATGGAAATGA GAGCACAGAACTTTGATGTTATCCGCCTGTCGACATATCGCACAGCGTGTAAGCTACGGTTTGTTCAGAAAAGATGCAATC TTCACCTGGTGGACGTGTGGAACATGATCGAGGCGTTCCGTGACAACGGGCTCAGTACTCTGGACCACAACGCAGAGATCAACGTGTCGCGGTTGGAGACCATCCTCTCCTCCATCTTCTACCAGCTGAACAAGCGTCTGCCGACCACCCACCAGATCAACGTGGAGCAGTCCATTGGCCTGCTGCTCAACTTCATGGTGGCCACCTATGACAG tGAAGGCCACGGAAAGCTCACAGTTTTTGCCATGAAGTCGATGCTGGCAACCATGTGTGGTGGAAAAATTGTCGATAAATTACGAT ATATTTTTTCTCAGATATCAGACTCCAGCGGGACGATGGTGTTTCCTAAGTTTGACCAGTTTCTCCGGGAGGTCCTGAAGCTGCCGACGGCTGTGTTCGAAGGTCCTTCTTTCGGATACACAGAGCACTCTGTGAGAACATGTTTCCCTCAGCAG AAGAAGATATTGTTGAACACCTTTCTGGACATTATGATGGCTGATCCTCCCCCGCAGTGCCTCGTTTGGCTACCTCTAATGCACCGACTGGCCAATGTTGAGAATG TCTTCCATCCGGTGGAATGCTCCTACTGCCGGAGTGAGAGCATGATGGGTTTCCGCTACAGATGTCAGCAGTGCCACGGCTACCAGCTTTGCCAGAACTGCTTCTGGCGCGGCCATGCCAACGGTCCCCATAGCAACCAGCACCAGATGAAGGAGCACTCCTCGTGG AAATCCCCAGCCAAGAAGCTGAGCCATGCCATCAGCAAGTCGCTGGGGTGTGTGCCAATAGGAGAACCCCCACACCCTGTGTACCCCGAGGCATCCGAGAGACCACAGGACCTGGCACATCCTAC CACCACTCTGGAGAGTCCCAGCAGGCTGGATGAGGAGCACCGTCTTATTGCTCGCTATGCTGCTCGTCTGGCAGCCGAAGCCAGCAATTCTTCA CAGTGCCCTCCTACCGACCTGAGCTTCAACTTTGATGCCAACAAGCAACAGAGGCAACTCATTGCCGAGCTCGAGAACAAAAATAG GGAGATCCTTCAGGAAATCCAGCGGCTGCGTCTGGAACATGAGCAAGCCTCTCAGCCCACACCAGAGAAAGCTCAACAGAACCCCACTCTCCTGGCAGAATTACGATTGctccg GCATAGAAAAGATGAACTGGAAAAGCGCATGTCTGCACTGCAGGAGAGTAGGAGAGAATTGATGGTCCAGTTGGAAGGGCTCATGAGACTGCTAAAg GATGAAGAGCAGAAGGGT GCTCCGACAGGGGGCTCACCCCACTCCTCACCCAGCCACAGTGCCAGTTGCACCATGCCCATGCCCATCCGCTCCACCTCCGCCGGCTCCACACCTACTCACACACCACAGGACTGCCTGGCTGGTGTCAGTGACGATGTACTGGATGCCTTTTCTCAGG GTGTACCTAGAAATCTCCGTAATGATCTTTTGGTAGCTGCGGACTCAATCACAAATACCATGTCATCGTTGGTTAAAGAGCTCCACTCTG TCGATGATGGTCTGGAAGACGAGGAAGTGAACATGAGAAACGGAAGGGAAAAAG TGTCAGCACAGAGGCATTATGGGAACAGGCACTCCACACCTTCATTCTAA
- the dtnbb gene encoding dystrobrevin, beta b isoform X7: MIEEASKSGKVTVEKRQLFMEMRAQNFDVIRLSTYRTACKLRFVQKRCNLHLVDVWNMIEAFRDNGLSTLDHNAEINVSRLETILSSIFYQLNKRLPTTHQINVEQSIGLLLNFMVATYDSEGHGKLTVFAMKSMLATMCGGKIVDKLRYIFSQISDSSGTMVFPKFDQFLREVLKLPTAVFEGPSFGYTEHSVRTCFPQQKKILLNTFLDIMMADPPPQCLVWLPLMHRLANVENVFHPVECSYCRSESMMGFRYRCQQCHGYQLCQNCFWRGHANGPHSNQHQMKEHSSWKSPAKKLSHAISKSLGCVPIGEPPHPVYPEASERPQDLAHPTTTLESPSRLDEEHRLIARYAARLAAEASNSSCPPTDLSFNFDANKQQRQLIAELENKNREILQEIQRLRLEHEQASQPTPEKAQQNPTLLAELRLLRHRKDELEKRMSALQESRRELMVQLEGLMRLLKDEEQKGAPTGGSPHSSPSHSASCTMPMPIRSTSAGSTPTHTPQDCLAGVSDDVLDAFSQGVPRNLRNDLLVAADSITNTMSSLVKELHSVDDGLEDEEVNMRNGREKVSAQRHYGNRHSTPSF; the protein is encoded by the exons ATGATTGAGGAGGCAAGCAAGAGTGGCAAGGTCACCGTGGAGAAGAGACAGCTCTTCATGGAAATGA GAGCACAGAACTTTGATGTTATCCGCCTGTCGACATATCGCACAGCGTGTAAGCTACGGTTTGTTCAGAAAAGATGCAATC TTCACCTGGTGGACGTGTGGAACATGATCGAGGCGTTCCGTGACAACGGGCTCAGTACTCTGGACCACAACGCAGAGATCAACGTGTCGCGGTTGGAGACCATCCTCTCCTCCATCTTCTACCAGCTGAACAAGCGTCTGCCGACCACCCACCAGATCAACGTGGAGCAGTCCATTGGCCTGCTGCTCAACTTCATGGTGGCCACCTATGACAG tGAAGGCCACGGAAAGCTCACAGTTTTTGCCATGAAGTCGATGCTGGCAACCATGTGTGGTGGAAAAATTGTCGATAAATTACGAT ATATTTTTTCTCAGATATCAGACTCCAGCGGGACGATGGTGTTTCCTAAGTTTGACCAGTTTCTCCGGGAGGTCCTGAAGCTGCCGACGGCTGTGTTCGAAGGTCCTTCTTTCGGATACACAGAGCACTCTGTGAGAACATGTTTCCCTCAGCAG AAGAAGATATTGTTGAACACCTTTCTGGACATTATGATGGCTGATCCTCCCCCGCAGTGCCTCGTTTGGCTACCTCTAATGCACCGACTGGCCAATGTTGAGAATG TCTTCCATCCGGTGGAATGCTCCTACTGCCGGAGTGAGAGCATGATGGGTTTCCGCTACAGATGTCAGCAGTGCCACGGCTACCAGCTTTGCCAGAACTGCTTCTGGCGCGGCCATGCCAACGGTCCCCATAGCAACCAGCACCAGATGAAGGAGCACTCCTCGTGG AAATCCCCAGCCAAGAAGCTGAGCCATGCCATCAGCAAGTCGCTGGGGTGTGTGCCAATAGGAGAACCCCCACACCCTGTGTACCCCGAGGCATCCGAGAGACCACAGGACCTGGCACATCCTAC CACCACTCTGGAGAGTCCCAGCAGGCTGGATGAGGAGCACCGTCTTATTGCTCGCTATGCTGCTCGTCTGGCAGCCGAAGCCAGCAATTCTTCA TGCCCTCCTACCGACCTGAGCTTCAACTTTGATGCCAACAAGCAACAGAGGCAACTCATTGCCGAGCTCGAGAACAAAAATAG GGAGATCCTTCAGGAAATCCAGCGGCTGCGTCTGGAACATGAGCAAGCCTCTCAGCCCACACCAGAGAAAGCTCAACAGAACCCCACTCTCCTGGCAGAATTACGATTGctccg GCATAGAAAAGATGAACTGGAAAAGCGCATGTCTGCACTGCAGGAGAGTAGGAGAGAATTGATGGTCCAGTTGGAAGGGCTCATGAGACTGCTAAAg GATGAAGAGCAGAAGGGT GCTCCGACAGGGGGCTCACCCCACTCCTCACCCAGCCACAGTGCCAGTTGCACCATGCCCATGCCCATCCGCTCCACCTCCGCCGGCTCCACACCTACTCACACACCACAGGACTGCCTGGCTGGTGTCAGTGACGATGTACTGGATGCCTTTTCTCAGG GTGTACCTAGAAATCTCCGTAATGATCTTTTGGTAGCTGCGGACTCAATCACAAATACCATGTCATCGTTGGTTAAAGAGCTCCACTCTG TCGATGATGGTCTGGAAGACGAGGAAGTGAACATGAGAAACGGAAGGGAAAAAG TGTCAGCACAGAGGCATTATGGGAACAGGCACTCCACACCTTCATTCTAA
- the dtnbb gene encoding dystrobrevin, beta b isoform X5, with the protein MIEEASKSGKVTVEKRQLFMEMRAQNFDVIRLSTYRTACKLRFVQKRCNLHLVDVWNMIEAFRDNGLSTLDHNAEINVSRLETILSSIFYQLNKRLPTTHQINVEQSIGLLLNFMVATYDSEGHGKLTVFAMKSMLATMCGGKIVDKLRYIFSQISDSSGTMVFPKFDQFLREVLKLPTAVFEGPSFGYTEHSVRTCFPQQKKILLNTFLDIMMADPPPQCLVWLPLMHRLANVENVFHPVECSYCRSESMMGFRYRCQQCHGYQLCQNCFWRGHANGPHSNQHQMKEHSSWKSPAKKLSHAISKSLGCVPIGEPPHPVYPEASERPQDLAHPTQLKPVSNNMNDTVFVSSGAPTPTTSTTLESPSRLDEEHRLIARYAARLAAEASNSSCPPTDLSFNFDANKQQRQLIAELENKNREILQEIQRLRLEHEQASQPTPEKAQQNPTLLAELRLLRHRKDELEKRMSALQESRRELMVQLEGLMRLLKAPTGGSPHSSPSHSASCTMPMPIRSTSAGSTPTHTPQDCLAGVSDDVLDAFSQGVPRNLRNDLLVAADSITNTMSSLVKELHSVDDGLEDEEVNMRNGREKVSAQRHYGNRHSTPSF; encoded by the exons ATGATTGAGGAGGCAAGCAAGAGTGGCAAGGTCACCGTGGAGAAGAGACAGCTCTTCATGGAAATGA GAGCACAGAACTTTGATGTTATCCGCCTGTCGACATATCGCACAGCGTGTAAGCTACGGTTTGTTCAGAAAAGATGCAATC TTCACCTGGTGGACGTGTGGAACATGATCGAGGCGTTCCGTGACAACGGGCTCAGTACTCTGGACCACAACGCAGAGATCAACGTGTCGCGGTTGGAGACCATCCTCTCCTCCATCTTCTACCAGCTGAACAAGCGTCTGCCGACCACCCACCAGATCAACGTGGAGCAGTCCATTGGCCTGCTGCTCAACTTCATGGTGGCCACCTATGACAG tGAAGGCCACGGAAAGCTCACAGTTTTTGCCATGAAGTCGATGCTGGCAACCATGTGTGGTGGAAAAATTGTCGATAAATTACGAT ATATTTTTTCTCAGATATCAGACTCCAGCGGGACGATGGTGTTTCCTAAGTTTGACCAGTTTCTCCGGGAGGTCCTGAAGCTGCCGACGGCTGTGTTCGAAGGTCCTTCTTTCGGATACACAGAGCACTCTGTGAGAACATGTTTCCCTCAGCAG AAGAAGATATTGTTGAACACCTTTCTGGACATTATGATGGCTGATCCTCCCCCGCAGTGCCTCGTTTGGCTACCTCTAATGCACCGACTGGCCAATGTTGAGAATG TCTTCCATCCGGTGGAATGCTCCTACTGCCGGAGTGAGAGCATGATGGGTTTCCGCTACAGATGTCAGCAGTGCCACGGCTACCAGCTTTGCCAGAACTGCTTCTGGCGCGGCCATGCCAACGGTCCCCATAGCAACCAGCACCAGATGAAGGAGCACTCCTCGTGG AAATCCCCAGCCAAGAAGCTGAGCCATGCCATCAGCAAGTCGCTGGGGTGTGTGCCAATAGGAGAACCCCCACACCCTGTGTACCCCGAGGCATCCGAGAGACCACAGGACCTGGCACATCCTAC TCAGCTGAAGCCAGTGTCCAACAACATGAATGATACAGTTTTTGTGTCCTCTGGGGCCCCCACGCCCACCACCAG CACCACTCTGGAGAGTCCCAGCAGGCTGGATGAGGAGCACCGTCTTATTGCTCGCTATGCTGCTCGTCTGGCAGCCGAAGCCAGCAATTCTTCA TGCCCTCCTACCGACCTGAGCTTCAACTTTGATGCCAACAAGCAACAGAGGCAACTCATTGCCGAGCTCGAGAACAAAAATAG GGAGATCCTTCAGGAAATCCAGCGGCTGCGTCTGGAACATGAGCAAGCCTCTCAGCCCACACCAGAGAAAGCTCAACAGAACCCCACTCTCCTGGCAGAATTACGATTGctccg GCATAGAAAAGATGAACTGGAAAAGCGCATGTCTGCACTGCAGGAGAGTAGGAGAGAATTGATGGTCCAGTTGGAAGGGCTCATGAGACTGCTAAAg GCTCCGACAGGGGGCTCACCCCACTCCTCACCCAGCCACAGTGCCAGTTGCACCATGCCCATGCCCATCCGCTCCACCTCCGCCGGCTCCACACCTACTCACACACCACAGGACTGCCTGGCTGGTGTCAGTGACGATGTACTGGATGCCTTTTCTCAGG GTGTACCTAGAAATCTCCGTAATGATCTTTTGGTAGCTGCGGACTCAATCACAAATACCATGTCATCGTTGGTTAAAGAGCTCCACTCTG TCGATGATGGTCTGGAAGACGAGGAAGTGAACATGAGAAACGGAAGGGAAAAAG TGTCAGCACAGAGGCATTATGGGAACAGGCACTCCACACCTTCATTCTAA
- the dtnbb gene encoding dystrobrevin, beta b isoform X4, translating into MIEEASKSGKVTVEKRQLFMEMRAQNFDVIRLSTYRTACKLRFVQKRCNLHLVDVWNMIEAFRDNGLSTLDHNAEINVSRLETILSSIFYQLNKRLPTTHQINVEQSIGLLLNFMVATYDSEGHGKLTVFAMKSMLATMCGGKIVDKLRYIFSQISDSSGTMVFPKFDQFLREVLKLPTAVFEGPSFGYTEHSVRTCFPQQKKILLNTFLDIMMADPPPQCLVWLPLMHRLANVENVFHPVECSYCRSESMMGFRYRCQQCHGYQLCQNCFWRGHANGPHSNQHQMKEHSSWKSPAKKLSHAISKSLGCVPIGEPPHPVYPEASERPQDLAHPTQLKPVSNNMNDTVFVSSGAPTPTTSTTLESPSRLDEEHRLIARYAARLAAEASNSSQCPPTDLSFNFDANKQQRQLIAELENKNREILQEIQRLRLEHEQASQPTPEKAQQNPTLLAELRLLRHRKDELEKRMSALQESRRELMVQLEGLMRLLKAPTGGSPHSSPSHSASCTMPMPIRSTSAGSTPTHTPQDCLAGVSDDVLDAFSQGVPRNLRNDLLVAADSITNTMSSLVKELHSVDDGLEDEEVNMRNGREKVSAQRHYGNRHSTPSF; encoded by the exons ATGATTGAGGAGGCAAGCAAGAGTGGCAAGGTCACCGTGGAGAAGAGACAGCTCTTCATGGAAATGA GAGCACAGAACTTTGATGTTATCCGCCTGTCGACATATCGCACAGCGTGTAAGCTACGGTTTGTTCAGAAAAGATGCAATC TTCACCTGGTGGACGTGTGGAACATGATCGAGGCGTTCCGTGACAACGGGCTCAGTACTCTGGACCACAACGCAGAGATCAACGTGTCGCGGTTGGAGACCATCCTCTCCTCCATCTTCTACCAGCTGAACAAGCGTCTGCCGACCACCCACCAGATCAACGTGGAGCAGTCCATTGGCCTGCTGCTCAACTTCATGGTGGCCACCTATGACAG tGAAGGCCACGGAAAGCTCACAGTTTTTGCCATGAAGTCGATGCTGGCAACCATGTGTGGTGGAAAAATTGTCGATAAATTACGAT ATATTTTTTCTCAGATATCAGACTCCAGCGGGACGATGGTGTTTCCTAAGTTTGACCAGTTTCTCCGGGAGGTCCTGAAGCTGCCGACGGCTGTGTTCGAAGGTCCTTCTTTCGGATACACAGAGCACTCTGTGAGAACATGTTTCCCTCAGCAG AAGAAGATATTGTTGAACACCTTTCTGGACATTATGATGGCTGATCCTCCCCCGCAGTGCCTCGTTTGGCTACCTCTAATGCACCGACTGGCCAATGTTGAGAATG TCTTCCATCCGGTGGAATGCTCCTACTGCCGGAGTGAGAGCATGATGGGTTTCCGCTACAGATGTCAGCAGTGCCACGGCTACCAGCTTTGCCAGAACTGCTTCTGGCGCGGCCATGCCAACGGTCCCCATAGCAACCAGCACCAGATGAAGGAGCACTCCTCGTGG AAATCCCCAGCCAAGAAGCTGAGCCATGCCATCAGCAAGTCGCTGGGGTGTGTGCCAATAGGAGAACCCCCACACCCTGTGTACCCCGAGGCATCCGAGAGACCACAGGACCTGGCACATCCTAC TCAGCTGAAGCCAGTGTCCAACAACATGAATGATACAGTTTTTGTGTCCTCTGGGGCCCCCACGCCCACCACCAG CACCACTCTGGAGAGTCCCAGCAGGCTGGATGAGGAGCACCGTCTTATTGCTCGCTATGCTGCTCGTCTGGCAGCCGAAGCCAGCAATTCTTCA CAGTGCCCTCCTACCGACCTGAGCTTCAACTTTGATGCCAACAAGCAACAGAGGCAACTCATTGCCGAGCTCGAGAACAAAAATAG GGAGATCCTTCAGGAAATCCAGCGGCTGCGTCTGGAACATGAGCAAGCCTCTCAGCCCACACCAGAGAAAGCTCAACAGAACCCCACTCTCCTGGCAGAATTACGATTGctccg GCATAGAAAAGATGAACTGGAAAAGCGCATGTCTGCACTGCAGGAGAGTAGGAGAGAATTGATGGTCCAGTTGGAAGGGCTCATGAGACTGCTAAAg GCTCCGACAGGGGGCTCACCCCACTCCTCACCCAGCCACAGTGCCAGTTGCACCATGCCCATGCCCATCCGCTCCACCTCCGCCGGCTCCACACCTACTCACACACCACAGGACTGCCTGGCTGGTGTCAGTGACGATGTACTGGATGCCTTTTCTCAGG GTGTACCTAGAAATCTCCGTAATGATCTTTTGGTAGCTGCGGACTCAATCACAAATACCATGTCATCGTTGGTTAAAGAGCTCCACTCTG TCGATGATGGTCTGGAAGACGAGGAAGTGAACATGAGAAACGGAAGGGAAAAAG TGTCAGCACAGAGGCATTATGGGAACAGGCACTCCACACCTTCATTCTAA
- the dtnbb gene encoding dystrobrevin, beta b isoform X1: protein MIEEASKSGKVTVEKRQLFMEMRAQNFDVIRLSTYRTACKLRFVQKRCNLHLVDVWNMIEAFRDNGLSTLDHNAEINVSRLETILSSIFYQLNKRLPTTHQINVEQSIGLLLNFMVATYDSEGHGKLTVFAMKSMLATMCGGKIVDKLRYIFSQISDSSGTMVFPKFDQFLREVLKLPTAVFEGPSFGYTEHSVRTCFPQQKKILLNTFLDIMMADPPPQCLVWLPLMHRLANVENVFHPVECSYCRSESMMGFRYRCQQCHGYQLCQNCFWRGHANGPHSNQHQMKEHSSWKSPAKKLSHAISKSLGCVPIGEPPHPVYPEASERPQDLAHPTQLKPVSNNMNDTVFVSSGAPTPTTSTTLESPSRLDEEHRLIARYAARLAAEASNSSQCPPTDLSFNFDANKQQRQLIAELENKNREILQEIQRLRLEHEQASQPTPEKAQQNPTLLAELRLLRHRKDELEKRMSALQESRRELMVQLEGLMRLLKDEEQKGAPTGGSPHSSPSHSASCTMPMPIRSTSAGSTPTHTPQDCLAGVSDDVLDAFSQGVPRNLRNDLLVAADSITNTMSSLVKELHSVDDGLEDEEVNMRNGREKVSAQRHYGNRHSTPSF from the exons ATGATTGAGGAGGCAAGCAAGAGTGGCAAGGTCACCGTGGAGAAGAGACAGCTCTTCATGGAAATGA GAGCACAGAACTTTGATGTTATCCGCCTGTCGACATATCGCACAGCGTGTAAGCTACGGTTTGTTCAGAAAAGATGCAATC TTCACCTGGTGGACGTGTGGAACATGATCGAGGCGTTCCGTGACAACGGGCTCAGTACTCTGGACCACAACGCAGAGATCAACGTGTCGCGGTTGGAGACCATCCTCTCCTCCATCTTCTACCAGCTGAACAAGCGTCTGCCGACCACCCACCAGATCAACGTGGAGCAGTCCATTGGCCTGCTGCTCAACTTCATGGTGGCCACCTATGACAG tGAAGGCCACGGAAAGCTCACAGTTTTTGCCATGAAGTCGATGCTGGCAACCATGTGTGGTGGAAAAATTGTCGATAAATTACGAT ATATTTTTTCTCAGATATCAGACTCCAGCGGGACGATGGTGTTTCCTAAGTTTGACCAGTTTCTCCGGGAGGTCCTGAAGCTGCCGACGGCTGTGTTCGAAGGTCCTTCTTTCGGATACACAGAGCACTCTGTGAGAACATGTTTCCCTCAGCAG AAGAAGATATTGTTGAACACCTTTCTGGACATTATGATGGCTGATCCTCCCCCGCAGTGCCTCGTTTGGCTACCTCTAATGCACCGACTGGCCAATGTTGAGAATG TCTTCCATCCGGTGGAATGCTCCTACTGCCGGAGTGAGAGCATGATGGGTTTCCGCTACAGATGTCAGCAGTGCCACGGCTACCAGCTTTGCCAGAACTGCTTCTGGCGCGGCCATGCCAACGGTCCCCATAGCAACCAGCACCAGATGAAGGAGCACTCCTCGTGG AAATCCCCAGCCAAGAAGCTGAGCCATGCCATCAGCAAGTCGCTGGGGTGTGTGCCAATAGGAGAACCCCCACACCCTGTGTACCCCGAGGCATCCGAGAGACCACAGGACCTGGCACATCCTAC TCAGCTGAAGCCAGTGTCCAACAACATGAATGATACAGTTTTTGTGTCCTCTGGGGCCCCCACGCCCACCACCAG CACCACTCTGGAGAGTCCCAGCAGGCTGGATGAGGAGCACCGTCTTATTGCTCGCTATGCTGCTCGTCTGGCAGCCGAAGCCAGCAATTCTTCA CAGTGCCCTCCTACCGACCTGAGCTTCAACTTTGATGCCAACAAGCAACAGAGGCAACTCATTGCCGAGCTCGAGAACAAAAATAG GGAGATCCTTCAGGAAATCCAGCGGCTGCGTCTGGAACATGAGCAAGCCTCTCAGCCCACACCAGAGAAAGCTCAACAGAACCCCACTCTCCTGGCAGAATTACGATTGctccg GCATAGAAAAGATGAACTGGAAAAGCGCATGTCTGCACTGCAGGAGAGTAGGAGAGAATTGATGGTCCAGTTGGAAGGGCTCATGAGACTGCTAAAg GATGAAGAGCAGAAGGGT GCTCCGACAGGGGGCTCACCCCACTCCTCACCCAGCCACAGTGCCAGTTGCACCATGCCCATGCCCATCCGCTCCACCTCCGCCGGCTCCACACCTACTCACACACCACAGGACTGCCTGGCTGGTGTCAGTGACGATGTACTGGATGCCTTTTCTCAGG GTGTACCTAGAAATCTCCGTAATGATCTTTTGGTAGCTGCGGACTCAATCACAAATACCATGTCATCGTTGGTTAAAGAGCTCCACTCTG TCGATGATGGTCTGGAAGACGAGGAAGTGAACATGAGAAACGGAAGGGAAAAAG TGTCAGCACAGAGGCATTATGGGAACAGGCACTCCACACCTTCATTCTAA
- the dtnbb gene encoding dystrobrevin, beta b isoform X3: protein MIEEASKSGKVTVEKRQLFMEMRAQNFDVIRLSTYRTACKLRFVQKRCNLHLVDVWNMIEAFRDNGLSTLDHNAEINVSRLETILSSIFYQLNKRLPTTHQINVEQSIGLLLNFMVATYDSEGHGKLTVFAMKSMLATMCGGKIVDKLRYIFSQISDSSGTMVFPKFDQFLREVLKLPTAVFEGPSFGYTEHSVRTCFPQQKILLNTFLDIMMADPPPQCLVWLPLMHRLANVENVFHPVECSYCRSESMMGFRYRCQQCHGYQLCQNCFWRGHANGPHSNQHQMKEHSSWKSPAKKLSHAISKSLGCVPIGEPPHPVYPEASERPQDLAHPTQLKPVSNNMNDTVFVSSGAPTPTTSTTLESPSRLDEEHRLIARYAARLAAEASNSSQCPPTDLSFNFDANKQQRQLIAELENKNREILQEIQRLRLEHEQASQPTPEKAQQNPTLLAELRLLRHRKDELEKRMSALQESRRELMVQLEGLMRLLKDEEQKGAPTGGSPHSSPSHSASCTMPMPIRSTSAGSTPTHTPQDCLAGVSDDVLDAFSQGVPRNLRNDLLVAADSITNTMSSLVKELHSVDDGLEDEEVNMRNGREKVSAQRHYGNRHSTPSF, encoded by the exons ATGATTGAGGAGGCAAGCAAGAGTGGCAAGGTCACCGTGGAGAAGAGACAGCTCTTCATGGAAATGA GAGCACAGAACTTTGATGTTATCCGCCTGTCGACATATCGCACAGCGTGTAAGCTACGGTTTGTTCAGAAAAGATGCAATC TTCACCTGGTGGACGTGTGGAACATGATCGAGGCGTTCCGTGACAACGGGCTCAGTACTCTGGACCACAACGCAGAGATCAACGTGTCGCGGTTGGAGACCATCCTCTCCTCCATCTTCTACCAGCTGAACAAGCGTCTGCCGACCACCCACCAGATCAACGTGGAGCAGTCCATTGGCCTGCTGCTCAACTTCATGGTGGCCACCTATGACAG tGAAGGCCACGGAAAGCTCACAGTTTTTGCCATGAAGTCGATGCTGGCAACCATGTGTGGTGGAAAAATTGTCGATAAATTACGAT ATATTTTTTCTCAGATATCAGACTCCAGCGGGACGATGGTGTTTCCTAAGTTTGACCAGTTTCTCCGGGAGGTCCTGAAGCTGCCGACGGCTGTGTTCGAAGGTCCTTCTTTCGGATACACAGAGCACTCTGTGAGAACATGTTTCCCTCAGCAG AAGATATTGTTGAACACCTTTCTGGACATTATGATGGCTGATCCTCCCCCGCAGTGCCTCGTTTGGCTACCTCTAATGCACCGACTGGCCAATGTTGAGAATG TCTTCCATCCGGTGGAATGCTCCTACTGCCGGAGTGAGAGCATGATGGGTTTCCGCTACAGATGTCAGCAGTGCCACGGCTACCAGCTTTGCCAGAACTGCTTCTGGCGCGGCCATGCCAACGGTCCCCATAGCAACCAGCACCAGATGAAGGAGCACTCCTCGTGG AAATCCCCAGCCAAGAAGCTGAGCCATGCCATCAGCAAGTCGCTGGGGTGTGTGCCAATAGGAGAACCCCCACACCCTGTGTACCCCGAGGCATCCGAGAGACCACAGGACCTGGCACATCCTAC TCAGCTGAAGCCAGTGTCCAACAACATGAATGATACAGTTTTTGTGTCCTCTGGGGCCCCCACGCCCACCACCAG CACCACTCTGGAGAGTCCCAGCAGGCTGGATGAGGAGCACCGTCTTATTGCTCGCTATGCTGCTCGTCTGGCAGCCGAAGCCAGCAATTCTTCA CAGTGCCCTCCTACCGACCTGAGCTTCAACTTTGATGCCAACAAGCAACAGAGGCAACTCATTGCCGAGCTCGAGAACAAAAATAG GGAGATCCTTCAGGAAATCCAGCGGCTGCGTCTGGAACATGAGCAAGCCTCTCAGCCCACACCAGAGAAAGCTCAACAGAACCCCACTCTCCTGGCAGAATTACGATTGctccg GCATAGAAAAGATGAACTGGAAAAGCGCATGTCTGCACTGCAGGAGAGTAGGAGAGAATTGATGGTCCAGTTGGAAGGGCTCATGAGACTGCTAAAg GATGAAGAGCAGAAGGGT GCTCCGACAGGGGGCTCACCCCACTCCTCACCCAGCCACAGTGCCAGTTGCACCATGCCCATGCCCATCCGCTCCACCTCCGCCGGCTCCACACCTACTCACACACCACAGGACTGCCTGGCTGGTGTCAGTGACGATGTACTGGATGCCTTTTCTCAGG GTGTACCTAGAAATCTCCGTAATGATCTTTTGGTAGCTGCGGACTCAATCACAAATACCATGTCATCGTTGGTTAAAGAGCTCCACTCTG TCGATGATGGTCTGGAAGACGAGGAAGTGAACATGAGAAACGGAAGGGAAAAAG TGTCAGCACAGAGGCATTATGGGAACAGGCACTCCACACCTTCATTCTAA